CGGCATGATCAACTCCCGGCAGCCACAAAGTAGGCTCGCCATTCATTCTGTGATAGCGGACTACGACATCCTGAAGGGTATTATTGAGCACGTGGCCCATATGCAAAATTCCGGTTACATTGGGTGGAGGGATTAGTATCGTGAAGGGCTTTCCTTCACCGCGAGGGGCAAAGAAACCGCTCTTTTCCCAGTGTTTGTACCACTTTTTCTCGATGTCTTGCGGAGAATAGGTTTTGTTGATTTCCATTTGAATTTCCTCTTTTTGTCGTAGTCTTGCCTAAAACAATTATATTTCAAGCAAATACCAATTGATTAAGCAATGCATTAATGTCAAGTGCTTTTTTCCCAAAACCATTCTGGAAGCATTAGTAACACATAAAGAGTCACTCAAATTTGCCATTTTGATGCGCTTCAGGCTAGTGCCAGTACCGTAGCGGAGCTTTTCGAAGCTCCACAGAGCATGCGCACCTGGACTGCCAAACTCCAGGTTGGCAGAAGTAGCTTAAACTCCTTTTATAGTAAAGCTTCAGATCGGAAACTAATAACCCCAACATGATAGTTGACAGATATATGGCATCGAATTCATTGGTGCAGGCGATGGGGTTCGCCTGGGTAAAATGCTTGCCAAACCGAAGTTTGAGGCTTCTGATGACTCCTAAATCCGCAAGATATATTCGGGAGTTAAGAATGTTCAGTTACAAGTTCTCAGTACAAGATGTTCTATTGGTAATAGCTGGGGGAGCATTGGGTAGTTTCCTAAGGTATTGCGTCACTTTGATTTCTCATTACCAGACTAGCAGTCCCTTTCCCTACAAAACTCTCATCATTAACGTAATAGGTTGTTTCCTGGTGGGATTTTTGACCATGAGATTTCAACATCATGCCAATCATCAGATGATCAGATTGTTTTTTATCATCGGTTTTTTGGGGGCATTCACTACTTTCTCGGCATTCAGCTATGAGACGGTGATTCTATACCAATCTGGGCATGTCAAGACAGCCTTAATGAACATTCTGGCCTCAACCTTATCTGGGGTCTTAGCTGTAGTTATGGGCATGTGGGTTGGTATATCGATGCGATAAATCCTGGCTTATTTGGGGCAATTCTGTTAAGGGAGGCCTAGCATTTATTTTGGTGCTTTTTTATCAATAAGCAAAGACAGAGTGTCACTAATAATAGAGCACCTTGTATCTCAGCCAGAGCTTGTCGTTATCCATTTTTTTCACTGCCAAAAGCTTGAGAGTATTTGGCACAACATTTGGCCAATTAATCTCCTCAGAGGCAAAGAGAGTGGGAATAGTGTATCCTCCGATTACGATAGGGCTGAGCAGAATGTTTATCTCATCCAAGAGTGAAGCTCGAATTAAGGCGCCGCTGAGCTTACCTCCGGAGCTGGTCGCAATCGTTTTGACCCTGAGCTTGCTCCTAACTTTTTGGAGCATTTTCCTCATATCCACCTTATCCCGGCCTTCAATTAGATAAGGAAGTTTGCGCATACGCAGAAAAGCCAAGTATTCTGGAGGAGCGGTATGGGTGGTCAAATGCACCATATATGTATCTGGATCATCACACTGAGCAGTGTAGCCATTTCTAAAGCGACCTCTGCCATCTACCACCGAAGTCCAGGTCTTGCGCTGCGGGTTATTAAGGATATCCTCCGGCAAAAAGTCCTCGTAAAGATCATTATTGTTTTCTTTATACTCTGGAAGCTCGATCAATTCTGCGTTCTCTGCCACCAACATATTGCTTCCCTCCAGAAACATATCCGGCTCATAAAGTTCAAATACTTCCCGACGAAAGTTCTCCCATTCTACAGGACTGCAAAGCATGCCATACAGCTTCGGTTCTTTGAACGAATCAAACATGGTAGAATTTGTGCCCATGCTAATTCGGCTATCCACAGAGGCACAAACATATAGTACTACATTGGGTCTTAACATGGCGCTCTCCTTTTACCTTGATTGTGGTATGAGACAAAATCTTTGAATTTCCCGGTTATCAAATCGAAAGGTGATAGGCTGCGTGTTATCATTACCGAGCTCATGAAATGCTCAGATATCCTTATCCAGATACTGATAGCCAGATATCTCTGGCAAGAGCCCATCTTCTACTGCTCTTTTTACACTGCGGCAGGGCAGATCCTCTGCTATGATCTGATCTCGTGTGATTGTTTTCAAATCAACTTGAGCTGGATATTTGGCTTGCATGGCCCAAAGCATCTTGATGTAGAGGCTATACCATGAGGGCAAGCGCACAGTATCATCGTGATCCATGAGCAGATTAAGAAAGATGCGAAAATCATTGCGATAGCCCGCACTGGGATTGATCTCCTTGATCTTTCTGGATATATCCCGATAGTCATTGTTTTGTGGCTGAATTGGCATCTTTGGAGCACGCCGCATAAGGGTGCGTTTCAGCCGGGGATGATAATAGTATATGGCTCCGTCCAGCTTGCCGGAGAAACCCTTAATTCCTGCTTTTACATGAGCTTTCATAAGCCCTCCTTGCTTTTTCTAATATTTCCCATTTTCCCTGCCCCTTTTAGGTTGTCAAGTATTTCTTAGTCCTCTCTTAATCAAGCCTTAATTATTAAGACATGATTAAGAGTGGATAGTCACATGATTAATGCTCTTGATGGAGGAGAAAAGCACAA
This is a stretch of genomic DNA from Candidatus Cloacimonadota bacterium. It encodes these proteins:
- the crcB gene encoding fluoride efflux transporter CrcB, producing the protein MTPKSARYIRELRMFSYKFSVQDVLLVIAGGALGSFLRYCVTLISHYQTSSPFPYKTLIINVIGCFLVGFLTMRFQHHANHQMIRLFFIIGFLGAFTTFSAFSYETVILYQSGHVKTALMNILASTLSGVLAVVMGMWVGISMR
- a CDS encoding dihydrofolate reductase family protein, with product MLRPNVVLYVCASVDSRISMGTNSTMFDSFKEPKLYGMLCSPVEWENFRREVFELYEPDMFLEGSNMLVAENAELIELPEYKENNNDLYEDFLPEDILNNPQRKTWTSVVDGRGRFRNGYTAQCDDPDTYMVHLTTHTAPPEYLAFLRMRKLPYLIEGRDKVDMRKMLQKVRSKLRVKTIATSSGGKLSGALIRASLLDEINILLSPIVIGGYTIPTLFASEEINWPNVVPNTLKLLAVKKMDNDKLWLRYKVLYY